The region AACAGAAAAGACGCCATGCGTCTTTTCTGTAATATTTTAAAAAAAAATTATCTTTTTATTTTAAAAGCTTTGCTTTGCGGGTAATAAGCAACACTTCCTAATTCTTCTTCAATACGTAATAATTGGTTGTATTTACTCATACGGTCTGAACGTGAAGCAGAACCTGTTTTAATTTGTCCGCAGTTTAAAGCTACAGCTAAATCTGCAATAGTATTGTCTTCAGTTTCTCCAGAGCGGTGACTCATTACCGAAGTGTAACCTGCATTGTGTGCCATGTTTACAGCAGCAATTGTTTCGCTTAACGTACCAATTTGGTTCACTTTAATTAAAATTGAATTGGCTGTGTTTTCGTTTATACCACGTTGTAAACGAGCTACGTTTGTTACAAATAAATCATCGCCCACTAATTGAACTTTATCACCAATTTTTTGAGTTAATAAATTCCAACCAGCCCAATCGTCTTCATACATACCGTCTTCAATAGAAATAATTGGGTACTTTTCACACAATTCAGCTAAATAAGAAGCTTGTTCTTCAGATGTGCGTACTTTTCCTGATTCGCCTTCAAATTTTTTGTAGTCGTATTTTCCTTCTACATAAAATTCAGAAGCTGCACAATCTAAAGCAATCATAATGTCTTTTCCAAAAACATAACCTGCTTTTTCAACAGCTAGTTTAATTGAATCTAATGCGTCTTCAGTTCCGCCTGCTAGATTAGGTGCAAAACCACCTTCGTCGCCAACAGCTGTGCTTAAATTTCTATCGTGTAAAACTTTTTTAAGATTGTGGAAAATTTCGGTTCCCATTTGCATTGCTTCTGTAAAATTAGTAGCAGAAACGGGCATGATCATAAATTCTTGAAAAGCAATTGGAGCGTCAGAGTGTGATCCACCATTAATAATATTCATCATTGGAACTGGTAATGTGTTTGCTGAAACACCACCTACATAACGATATAAGGGCATGCCTAGTTCATTAGCAGCTGCTTTTGCTACGGCTAGCGATACACCTAAAATGGCGTTTGCACCAATGTTTGATTTGTTTGGAGTACCATCTAATTCAATCATTGCCTGATCAATTGCATTTTGTTCAAAAACACTGTAACCTACAATGTTTTCTGCAATAACTTCGTTTACGTTTTTAACAGCGTTTAAAACGCCTTTTCCCATCCAATGTTTGCCACCATCGCGTAATTCTACTGCTTCATGTTCACCTGTTGATGCACCTGATGGAACTGCAGCACGACCTAAAACACCGTTTTCAGTGATTACGTCTACTTCTACTGTTGGGTTTCCGCGAGAGTCTAATATCTGGCGTGCGTGAATTTTTACAATTGTACTCATATCTTAATTGTGTTGTATAATTTGTTGTGCAAATGTACTTATTTGATTGTTAAAAAAAAAGAAACTTATTCAGCTTCTTTTAAATTATCAAATTTAAATTTTTATAAGTTTTGCAATGCCTTTTTGCTGAATAAAACTTTGCATAATTTCTACATTTTTAGTGGTGTAAAATTCTGAGATGCCTAATTTGTTATCAGTTTTAAGTAGGTTTTGTTGTTCTAATATTTTTTTAGTGTGTTTAGCAACAGCTAAGCCGGAATCTATAATTTTTATGTTTTGTGGTAAAATTTGTTGCAATATTGGGGTTAGGTAAGGGTAGTGGGTGCAACCTAAAACCAAATGATCTATGTTTTTTTCAACCATTGGCGATAGGTAGGTTGTTAATAAATCTTTAAGTTCGGTTGAATACAATCCTCCTTCTTCAATAATTTGCACAATATTATACCCTATTTGGTTTATAAAAGTTACGTTTGGATATAAAGTTTGTGCTTCTGTATATTTTTTGCTTTGTAAAGTACCTTGAGTGGCTAGTACACCAACAACACCAGTTTGGGTGTTTAAAGCAGCAGGTTTTATAGCAGGTTCAATTCCAATTATAGGTACTTTGTAAGTGTTGCGTAATTCGGTAATGGCATTGGTTGTTGCGGTATTGCATGCAACAATTATTATTTTTGCGTTTTTATTAAGCAACCATTCAGTGTTTTTTTTAGATAAGTGTATAATTTCTTCTTTCGTTTTTTGGCCATAGGGTGCGTTTAAACTATCACCTAAAAATAGGGTGTTTTCATTAGGTAAAATATTATTTACAGCTTGCCACACGGTGGTGCCACCTATACCAGAATCAAATAAACCTATAGGACGTGTATCGTTCATAAAACAAATGTAAAAAAAAACTACCTTAAATTTTAAGGTAGTTTTTATATTATTTTGTGAAAAACGAATTAGTTCAAAATTTTTAATTCTTTTTTAACTTCAGCCATTAAATTAGGACCATCGGCTAAGATAACCCCTGAGCCAATTGTAGAATCTAATACATATTTGTAACCTTTTGCACGCGCTACTTTGTGAATTGCTTGCTGTGCTTTAGTTAAAATTGGTTCAGATAAAGCCATTTCTTTTTTAGCCATTTCTTGTTGTGCATTTTGAGCAAACATACCAATGCGTTCTTCCATTTCTTGCATTTCTTTCATACGTGTTTGGTTTAATGCATCACCAGCTGTAGCAGCTTCTGATTGGTATTTTTGACCTTTAGTTTGAAAGTCCTTTTGCATTGTTTCCAATTCTTTTTTGTATTTGTCTTGCAATTTTGTTAATTCGTCTTTAGCTGTTTTAGACTCAGGCATTAAAGGAATTAACTCTGATACGTTAATGTGTGCTACTTCTTGTGCTTGTGCAGCCACGTTAAAACCTACAACCATTAATGCTGCCAAAAACAATTTTTTTAATTTTCTCATTTTAGAATTTTAATTTAATTTAACTTATAAAACCTTTGCGAAGGTACTTATTTTTTTAAAATTTATATTTATATTTTTTTTCGATTTTCTATTTCTTTTAAACGATTTAGCTTTTCTTGTTGCATTTTTTTCTTGCGTTCTTCAATTTGTTGTTTGCGCTCTTTTAATGCTTTTTCTTTTTTTGCTAAAACCTCTTTTTTGCGTTCTTCTTGTTCCTTTTTTAGTTGTTGAACACGTTCAGAAACAGGTTTGTTTGTTGTTGTATTTGTTTGTTGCAATTTACCAGTAATCGCTTCTTCTCTTTTACGTATTGCTTCTTCCTTGGCTTTTTCGCGTGCTTGTTTTGCTTCTTCTTGTTTTTTTAGAATTTCGTTTTTACGTTTTTCTAAATCTTCAAGTTTTTTTTGTTTTATACGTTCGCGTTCAGCTTTTATTTTCTCAATTTGCTCTAGTTTTTCACGACGTAATTTTTCAGCAGGCGTTTCAGTTGGTGTGTTTAGATTTGCCTTATTTTGGTTTGCCAATTGTTGTTGTTGTTCTTTTTCTTCTTCTAACAAACGTTGGCGTTCTTCAAGTTCGTCGCGTTTTGAACGTTGACGCTCTTTAATTTCATTTTGGCGTTCTGCAACTTCTAACTGTTCAACCTCTTTTTTGGTTAATTTGTTTTTGTTTCGCGATATTTCAAGTTTACGTAAAACTTGATCTGAAATTTCGTCTGAAGAATTGATATATAACAAAGCTGCTTCACTACTTGCTGATTTATCAATAACTGAAGAATAGCGTTTTTTCTTGGCGATTTCTTCAACTATTGTTGAAATTTGATCTTGTAAGGGTTTCGCTAAGTTTAGTTTTTGTTTGAAATAATCACCGTCTTTACCAAATTTTTCGTGTTGATATTCTAACAGTTCTTTTTCAATTATTTGTATATCTTCTTCTTTTTCCTCTATTAATTGTTGGGTTAGCAAAGGACGTTCAACATTTAAGTTTTCTTTTAAATCTGTAATTTCCTTTTTTTTGCGTTCAATTACGGCTTCCCATTCAATTGTGCGTTTTTTTAATTCTTTATTAGCTTCGTCATATTCGGGCATTTTACTCATTATAAAATCTGAATCTATATAAGCAATACGACCCTTTTGTGCAAAACCTGCCGTGCACATTGTTAGCAATAAAAAAGAAACTATTTTTTTCATACATTTAAATATTATTCAAAATGTGTGCCATTAAAATTGTTGCCCCAGCACAAAGTGTGTTTGCCATCCACCTTTTTCGTTTCGGCCAGGTATTTTATCAAATCCATAACCAAAATCAATACCTAATAAACCAAACATAGGCATGTGAACACGAACACCTGCACCTGCCGAACGTTGCAATTTAAATGGGTTGTAGTTAGCAAAACCTTCGTATGCAGCACCTGCATCAAAGAATGTTAACACATACGCACTCATTTGTCCTTTTAGTGATATAGGATAACGTAATTCTAATGAGAATTTATTGTACACGGTACCACCAATTTCTCTATTATATCCTAATTCATTGTCATATTTTGATGGGCTTAGCGAGTTGTCACTGTAACCACGTAATGCTACATTTTCACGTCCGTCTAATGCACTCATCATCATTCCACTTCCTCCTAAATAAAAACGTTCAAATGGAATAATACCACGATCATTATTGTAAGCGCCTAAAAAACCAAATTGACCTTGAGAACGAAGTACTAATTTATCAAAAATAGTAGTGTACCAATCTGCTTTAAAATTAATTTTATAATATTCTAACCAATTAAATTTCTTTTGGTTTAATTTATCTTGATCTACACGTGCATCTTGATAATTAGCAACTGGTAAGCCTTGTTCATTTAGATACGAACCTGCTGGAATATCGGCACCAGTTACTGGGTTTGTTTGTACACTTGTAGTTTTGTATTTGTATTCTTCTAAATTTTCAAGATTTTTATAATCTATATTGTTTACTAAAGAATATGGGAAAGTGAATTTACCCGATACGCTAAAAAAGGCACCTGATTGCGGATAAATAGATGGCATTAAACCTCCACGATTATCACGTGATAATTCTACCGTATATGCTAAGTTACGTGAAGAACCGTTACGAAATGCAAAAAAGTTAGAATAATAGTTATTTAGTTCATAATACTGGAAACTTAACGAATGTGATAATGTAAAAGCGTCATCTGGCACTAATAAACGTTTTGCAACACCTAAAGTTGCTGTTGTTATGTTTAATCCTTGATTACGGTCTATATCACGAGTTGTGAAGTTATATGATTTTTGACTTGTGTACGATACCGAACCGAATAACGATATTGGGCGACGACCACCAAACCATGGTTCAGAAAAACTTAAACTATACGTTTTAAAGTACGATGCAGCTTGTAAACGTAACGACATTTTTTGCGCATCGCCCATAGGGAAAGGGGTATAAGCATCTTTATTAAAAATGTTACGTGCAGAAAAGTTATTAAACGATAAAGCTAATGTACCTATAAAAGTACCACCACCGTAACCACCTTGTACTTCAACTTGCGATTGACCGTTTTCAACAACCGGAAAATCAACATCAACCGTTGCTGTTTCTGCATCGGCATTTTTAACATCAGGGTTTAAAGCCGAAGCATCGAAAATTCCCATACTACCTAAGCGGCGTACTGATTCAACCAAATCAGCTTTTGACCATTTTTGTCCTGGTAAAGTTCTTAATTCACGTAAAATAATGTAATCATGTGTTTTGTCGTTTCCTGAAACGGTAATGTTATTAAAATGCGCTACAGGACCTTCAAAAATGCGTACATCAAAATCAATCGTATCGTTGTTTGTTGCTGTTTCAATTAAATTTACTTGTGACCATAAATACCCTGCATTTTGATACACGTTTTCAATATTCATAGCATCAGGGTTTGTAGGATCTTTAACGCGTTTTTCTAATAAAACACCGTTGTAAACTTCGCCTTTTTGTAATCCTAAAATGTTTCTTAAATTCTGACTTGGGTATTCGCTATTACCAATAAAACGGATATCGCCAATGTAATATTTATTGCCTTCTTCAAGATTAATATCTATTGCAACCGTATTGTTTTTAGGGTTATATGTTGCTTTTTCAGAAATGATACGTGCATCGCGGTATCCTTTTTCCTTATAGGCATCTACAATATTTGATAAATCGTTTTTATATTCAGTTTCAATAAATTTCGACGGTTTAAAGATACGTATTGGATTTAGTGGGCTTCGCAACTTTGTTTTTTTCATTGCTTTGCGCAATTTTGCATTTGCAAGTTGCTTGTTTCCTTCAAAATCAATATCAGAAATGCGTACTTTATGGCCTTTGTTAATGTCTATAATTAAATCGGCAGTTTTGTTATCGCTGTGTAATTGTTTGGTAACGTTTACTTTAGTGTTGTAAAAACCTTCTTTGCGGTATTTGTTGGTTAAATAATTTTTTGTGTTTGCAATAAGGTTTTCGTTGATAATTTTACCTTCAACAATTTTAATTTTCTTGTCTTTAGTTGGTACTGTTGTATTTACTACCGGAGCAGATAATTGTAAATCTTTTAAAATTTCTTCTTTTTTAGATTTTTTAACGCCAGTAATTTGTACATCTTTTAAACGCGGAAGTTCGTTTAGATAAATTTCAAGGTTAATAACATCGTCTACAATCGAAGTTTGATAAACGTTAATATCGTTAAAATAACCTGTTTTCCATAATTTTTTTATAGCATCTGAAATTTCTTCGCCAGGTAAATTAATTATTTGGCCTTTTTCTAAACCTGCATAGGTAGAAATAGTTAGTTCGTTAAAATGATGGTTACCGCTAACTGTAACAGTGCCTAAACGGTATTTTTTTTGTTGAACTGGTTGATCTTCTTGGTTTTGCAAGTTTTCTTTTGCATTATTATCGGTGTTGGCTGTATTGCCTGTTTGCGCTTTTACAGTGTTGACTGTAAAGCATACTAATAATGGAAAAAAGTATTTTAATTTTATGCGATGCATTATCTATAAAAATTATTTATTTAATTGTTCACTGGTTTTACCGTATCGGCGTTCACGGTTTTGGTAAACTTGTAAAGCCTGTAAAAGATGCTCGTTAGAAAAGTCGGGCCAAAGCACGTCGCAAAAGTATAATTCGGCATAAGCAATTTGCCATAATAAAAAGTTACTAATGCGTTGTTCGCCGCTTGTACGTATCAACAAATCAACATCGGGTAAATTATTGGTGTAAAGATGCTCATTTATAATAGATTCATCAATAGCATCAATTGAAATTATATTATTTTTAACTTTGTTACATATTTCTTTTGTTGCTTCAACTAGTTCATTTCTAGACCCGTAGCTTAAAGCAAGCGAAAGTGTAAGGCGGTTATTGTTTTTTGTTTTTTCTAAAACTTCTGTTAATTCTTTACGAACAGAAGCGGGCAAAAGATTTAAATTACCAATTGCGTTTAGTTTAATATTGTTTTCGTGTAAGGTTTTTACTTCTTTTTTTAAAGCTTTTACTAAAAGTTTCATTAGCATATCAACTTCAAACTGAGGGCGGTTCCAGTTTTCGGTTGAAAAAGCATAAAGTGTTAAATATGGTATTCCTAAACGTGCACATTGCTCTACAATTCGCTTCACAGCTGTAGCTCCGTTTTCATGACCTATAGTGCGTAAAAAACCTTTTTGTTTAGCCCAACGGCCATTACCGTCCATAATTATGGCTAAATGTTTGGGTAGTTTTTCAGGAATTATTGTGTTTTCTTTCATTTTATCTTGGGGCGCAATAACATGGATTTTTACCAAAAGTGTACGATAAGCTAATACCCGAAAAAACATACCAATCGTTGCTGTTGGTGTTGCCAAAAGCTACAATTGTAGTTGATGGTTTTGCAGGATTGTTCCCGTCTAAGTTATCGGTAAAGGAATAACGTGCGCCAATTTCGGCGCTAAGCACCATTTTTTTATTAAGTAAAGCTTTTATACCAAGAGTTATTGGTACAGCTAATGCATATTCAGTTTCTTTTTCAATTTGCTTATTAAAGTTGTTAAAGTACGTTTCGCGGTACGATAAGCCTGCTAAACCTGTGTGTAAATAAGGGGTAAAAGCAAACCAACTGTTGTGTAGGTCAAATTCAAAAAAGTTAAATTCTAGCCCTAACAGCAATTCGTTAATGGTGTTTTTTGTTGATAAATTACGAGCTTTTCTAAGAGGCATGTCCGATTCGGAATCTTTTCCAGTAATAGGCATGTAAGTGTAATTTAAACGCCATGAATGTCTTGGGCTACGGTTCCATTTGTATTGAAAACCATATGCCATATCGGTTGGATTAATGTGTTTGGTTGATCCAATATCACCAATATAATTGGTTGCACCAACAGTTGGCCCAAGTTCGTGAATTTGACTTTGAGCTGTACAAGCACCTAAAATAGTTAATATGGTTAAAAGTTTTCTTTTCATTGTATGGATAATTTGCAAATATACTAATGTAAACGAATAATTTTTATATTTATGATGTATTTTACAAAAATGTGGTTAATTTCTTTTGTCTTCACCCCATAATAATTTACTTCGTAAGGTTCTTAAAAAAGTAACCGAAGGAAATTCAACCATATTTACTGTGTGGTTTGCTAAGGCAATTTCTATTTCAGAATCGGTACTCACGGTGGCCATTTCAGAATCTAACGAAAGTAAAAAATGTGCTTCGCGGCTACTAATTTTCATTCTAATTTTACTTCTGTCGTTAATTATCAATGGTCTAGTAGTTAAGTTGTGTGGTGCAATTGGGGTTATTACCAAGCAATTGCTATCGGGCGTAATTATTGGTCCGCCACAACTTAAGCTATAACCTGTACTGCCT is a window of Myroides sp. JBRI-B21084 DNA encoding:
- a CDS encoding OmpH family outer membrane protein; the protein is MRKLKKLFLAALMVVGFNVAAQAQEVAHINVSELIPLMPESKTAKDELTKLQDKYKKELETMQKDFQTKGQKYQSEAATAGDALNQTRMKEMQEMEERIGMFAQNAQQEMAKKEMALSEPILTKAQQAIHKVARAKGYKYVLDSTIGSGVILADGPNLMAEVKKELKILN
- a CDS encoding BamA/OMP85 family outer membrane protein — protein: MHRIKLKYFFPLLVCFTVNTVKAQTGNTANTDNNAKENLQNQEDQPVQQKKYRLGTVTVSGNHHFNELTISTYAGLEKGQIINLPGEEISDAIKKLWKTGYFNDINVYQTSIVDDVINLEIYLNELPRLKDVQITGVKKSKKEEILKDLQLSAPVVNTTVPTKDKKIKIVEGKIINENLIANTKNYLTNKYRKEGFYNTKVNVTKQLHSDNKTADLIIDINKGHKVRISDIDFEGNKQLANAKLRKAMKKTKLRSPLNPIRIFKPSKFIETEYKNDLSNIVDAYKEKGYRDARIISEKATYNPKNNTVAIDINLEEGNKYYIGDIRFIGNSEYPSQNLRNILGLQKGEVYNGVLLEKRVKDPTNPDAMNIENVYQNAGYLWSQVNLIETATNNDTIDFDVRIFEGPVAHFNNITVSGNDKTHDYIILRELRTLPGQKWSKADLVESVRRLGSMGIFDASALNPDVKNADAETATVDVDFPVVENGQSQVEVQGGYGGGTFIGTLALSFNNFSARNIFNKDAYTPFPMGDAQKMSLRLQAASYFKTYSLSFSEPWFGGRRPISLFGSVSYTSQKSYNFTTRDIDRNQGLNITTATLGVAKRLLVPDDAFTLSHSLSFQYYELNNYYSNFFAFRNGSSRNLAYTVELSRDNRGGLMPSIYPQSGAFFSVSGKFTFPYSLVNNIDYKNLENLEEYKYKTTSVQTNPVTGADIPAGSYLNEQGLPVANYQDARVDQDKLNQKKFNWLEYYKINFKADWYTTIFDKLVLRSQGQFGFLGAYNNDRGIIPFERFYLGGSGMMMSALDGRENVALRGYSDNSLSPSKYDNELGYNREIGGTVYNKFSLELRYPISLKGQMSAYVLTFFDAGAAYEGFANYNPFKLQRSAGAGVRVHMPMFGLLGIDFGYGFDKIPGRNEKGGWQTHFVLGQQF
- a CDS encoding isoprenyl transferase; this translates as MKENTIIPEKLPKHLAIIMDGNGRWAKQKGFLRTIGHENGATAVKRIVEQCARLGIPYLTLYAFSTENWNRPQFEVDMLMKLLVKALKKEVKTLHENNIKLNAIGNLNLLPASVRKELTEVLEKTKNNNRLTLSLALSYGSRNELVEATKEICNKVKNNIISIDAIDESIINEHLYTNNLPDVDLLIRTSGEQRISNFLLWQIAYAELYFCDVLWPDFSNEHLLQALQVYQNRERRYGKTSEQLNK
- the porG gene encoding type IX secretion system protein PorG; the encoded protein is MKRKLLTILTILGACTAQSQIHELGPTVGATNYIGDIGSTKHINPTDMAYGFQYKWNRSPRHSWRLNYTYMPITGKDSESDMPLRKARNLSTKNTINELLLGLEFNFFEFDLHNSWFAFTPYLHTGLAGLSYRETYFNNFNKQIEKETEYALAVPITLGIKALLNKKMVLSAEIGARYSFTDNLDGNNPAKPSTTIVAFGNTNSNDWYVFSGISLSYTFGKNPCYCAPR
- the eno gene encoding phosphopyruvate hydratase — encoded protein: MSTIVKIHARQILDSRGNPTVEVDVITENGVLGRAAVPSGASTGEHEAVELRDGGKHWMGKGVLNAVKNVNEVIAENIVGYSVFEQNAIDQAMIELDGTPNKSNIGANAILGVSLAVAKAAANELGMPLYRYVGGVSANTLPVPMMNIINGGSHSDAPIAFQEFMIMPVSATNFTEAMQMGTEIFHNLKKVLHDRNLSTAVGDEGGFAPNLAGGTEDALDSIKLAVEKAGYVFGKDIMIALDCAASEFYVEGKYDYKKFEGESGKVRTSEEQASYLAELCEKYPIISIEDGMYEDDWAGWNLLTQKIGDKVQLVGDDLFVTNVARLQRGINENTANSILIKVNQIGTLSETIAAVNMAHNAGYTSVMSHRSGETEDNTIADLAVALNCGQIKTGSASRSDRMSKYNQLLRIEEELGSVAYYPQSKAFKIKR
- a CDS encoding OmpH family outer membrane protein, with amino-acid sequence MKKIVSFLLLTMCTAGFAQKGRIAYIDSDFIMSKMPEYDEANKELKKRTIEWEAVIERKKKEITDLKENLNVERPLLTQQLIEEKEEDIQIIEKELLEYQHEKFGKDGDYFKQKLNLAKPLQDQISTIVEEIAKKKRYSSVIDKSASSEAALLYINSSDEISDQVLRKLEISRNKNKLTKKEVEQLEVAERQNEIKERQRSKRDELEERQRLLEEEKEQQQQLANQNKANLNTPTETPAEKLRREKLEQIEKIKAERERIKQKKLEDLEKRKNEILKKQEEAKQAREKAKEEAIRKREEAITGKLQQTNTTTNKPVSERVQQLKKEQEERKKEVLAKKEKALKERKQQIEERKKKMQQEKLNRLKEIENRKKI
- the murI gene encoding glutamate racemase, coding for MNDTRPIGLFDSGIGGTTVWQAVNNILPNENTLFLGDSLNAPYGQKTKEEIIHLSKKNTEWLLNKNAKIIIVACNTATTNAITELRNTYKVPIIGIEPAIKPAALNTQTGVVGVLATQGTLQSKKYTEAQTLYPNVTFINQIGYNIVQIIEEGGLYSTELKDLLTTYLSPMVEKNIDHLVLGCTHYPYLTPILQQILPQNIKIIDSGLAVAKHTKKILEQQNLLKTDNKLGISEFYTTKNVEIMQSFIQQKGIAKLIKI